A portion of the Equus quagga isolate Etosha38 chromosome 17, UCLA_HA_Equagga_1.0, whole genome shotgun sequence genome contains these proteins:
- the LOC124229349 gene encoding olfactory receptor 4C16-like: protein MRLNNNVTEFILLGLTQDPVRKKIVFIIFLIFYLGTLLGNLLIIATIKTSQVLRSPMYFFLFHLSLSDTCFSTSTAPRMIVDALLKKTTISFSECMIQVFTFHFFGCLEIFILIIMAVDRYVAICKPLHYMTIMNHRVCGALVAVAWVGSCVHSSAQIFLALNLPFCGPNVIDHYFCDLQPLLKLACTDTYVVNLLLVSNSGAICTVSFVMLMFSYVIILHSLRNHSAEGRRKALSTCVSHITVVILFFGPCIFIYTRPATTLPMDKLIAVFYSIGTPLFNPLIYTLRNAEVKNAVWKLWSRS from the coding sequence ATGCGGCTGAATAATAATGTGACTGAGTTCATTCTGCTTGGGTTGACCCAGGATCCAGTTAGGAAGAAAATAGTGTtcatcattttcttgattttctatttGGGGACCTTGTTGGGTAACTTGCTGATTATTGCCACCATCAAGACCAGCCAGGTACTTAGGAGTccaatgtatttcttccttttccacttatCCTTATCTGATACCTGCTTCTCTACTTCCACAGCTCCTAGAATGATTGTGGATGCCCTTTTGAAGAAGACCACTATCTCTTTCAGTGAATGCATGATCCAAGTCTTTACATTCCATTTCTTTGGCTGTCTGGAGATCTTTATCCTAATTATTATGGCCgttgaccgctatgtggccatctgtaagccccTGCACTACATGACCATCATGAATCATCGAGTTTGTGGTGCATTGGTGGCTGTGGCCTGGGTGGGGTCCTGTGTGCATTCTTCAGCTCAGATTTTTCTGGCCTTGAATTTACCTTTTTGTGGTCCCAATGTGATTGATCACTATTTCTGTGACTTGCAGCCTTTGTTGAAACTTGCCTGTACAGACACCTATGTGGTCAATCTGCTCTTGGTGTCCAACAGCGGGGCCATCTGTACGGTGAGTTTTGTCATGCTGATGTTCTCCTATGTTATCATCTTGCATTCTCTGAGAAACCACAGTGCTGAAGGGAGGAGAAAAGCCCTCTCCACCTGCGTTTCCCACATCACTGTGGTCATCTTGTTCTTTGGTCCttgcatatttatatacacacgCCCTGCAACAACGCTCCCCATGGACAAGTTGATAGCTGTGTTTTATTCAATTGGAACACCTTTGTTCAACCCTCTGATTTATACACTGAGGAATGCTGAAGTGAAAAACGCTGTGTGGAAGTTATGGAGCAGAAGTTGA